In the Clavelina lepadiformis chromosome 8, kaClaLepa1.1, whole genome shotgun sequence genome, one interval contains:
- the LOC143468983 gene encoding etoposide-induced protein 2.4 homolog isoform X2, with protein sequence MLVETWNCFVQFWLGFKDSVYGIIWILLLDQKIEQDKCDKQNASAAINKGFANGDINEQRLGNRASGLMIIRVFKCSTLNGVAWLCIYSLNGLLSVSSALWRDSDKDKHPGSWHFVGVTLFYIFSASFLFPLNIIIKAVTRLWFDDFFKKTHEPLYKQLKSFSSFFADLIYGAFIVFFFLLQAIAVKHIFIEEIAYVMYCVHLCLLYALYAFEYKWFFMGIGFNARLQFIHRNWLYFCGFGLPLFVATYFSTLLFSILLPFFVVSAIQASAPRDKCAIDFKIFRPTSALSNFIFCKVFRFINQHVIR encoded by the exons ATGTTAGTTGAAACTTGGAATTGTTTCGTTCAGTTTTGGCTGGGTTTTAAAGATTCTGTTTATGGAATCATTTGGATTTTACTATTGGACCAAAAGATTGAACAAGATAAGTGTGACAAGCAAAATGCATCAGCAGCTATCAACAAGGGATTTGCAAATGGAGATATAAATG AGCAAAGACTGGGCAATCGAGCTTCCGGTCTTATGATCATTCGTGTTTTCAAGTGTTCAACTTTAAATGGTGTTGCCTGGTTGTGCATATATTCACTCAATGGGCTTCTATCG GTGTCTTCAGCATTATGGCGAGACAGTGATAAGGACAAGCACCCTGGTTCATGGCATTTTGTTGGAGTTACTTTGTTTTACATCTTTTCTGCCTCTTTTTTATTTCCGTTAAACATTATAATTAAAGCAGTAACTAGACTTTGGtttgatgatttttttaaaaaaactcaTGAACCCCTGTATAAgcaattgaaatcattttctaGTTTCTTTGCAGATTTAATTTACGGAGCATTTAtagtatttttctttttgttacaaGCTATTGCTGTCAAGCACATTTTTATTGAGGAAATCGCCTATGTAATGTATTGTGTTcatctttgtttattatacgCTTTATATGCATTTGAGTACAAATGGTTTTTCATGGGAATAGGATTTAATGCACGCCTCCAATTTATTCACCGGAATTGGCTTTATTTCTGTGGTTTTGGCTTGCCGCTTTTTGTAGCAACTTACTTCAGTACTTTGCTATTTTCGATTTTGCTTCCATTTTTCGTTGTTAGTGCGATACAAGCTTCAGCTCCAAGAGATAAATGTGCAATAGATTTTAAGATATTTAGACCGACATCAGCTCTCAGCAACTTTATATTCTGTAAGGTATTTAGATTTATCAACCAACATGTTATTCGTTAA
- the LOC143468983 gene encoding etoposide-induced protein 2.4 homolog isoform X1, which translates to MLVETWNCFVQFWLGFKDSVYGIIWILLLDQKIEQDKCDKQNASAAINKGFANGDINGIKQRLGNRASGLMIIRVFKCSTLNGVAWLCIYSLNGLLSVSSALWRDSDKDKHPGSWHFVGVTLFYIFSASFLFPLNIIIKAVTRLWFDDFFKKTHEPLYKQLKSFSSFFADLIYGAFIVFFFLLQAIAVKHIFIEEIAYVMYCVHLCLLYALYAFEYKWFFMGIGFNARLQFIHRNWLYFCGFGLPLFVATYFSTLLFSILLPFFVVSAIQASAPRDKCAIDFKIFRPTSALSNFIFCKVFRFINQHVIR; encoded by the exons ATGTTAGTTGAAACTTGGAATTGTTTCGTTCAGTTTTGGCTGGGTTTTAAAGATTCTGTTTATGGAATCATTTGGATTTTACTATTGGACCAAAAGATTGAACAAGATAAGTGTGACAAGCAAAATGCATCAGCAGCTATCAACAAGGGATTTGCAAATGGAGATATAAATGGTATAA AGCAAAGACTGGGCAATCGAGCTTCCGGTCTTATGATCATTCGTGTTTTCAAGTGTTCAACTTTAAATGGTGTTGCCTGGTTGTGCATATATTCACTCAATGGGCTTCTATCG GTGTCTTCAGCATTATGGCGAGACAGTGATAAGGACAAGCACCCTGGTTCATGGCATTTTGTTGGAGTTACTTTGTTTTACATCTTTTCTGCCTCTTTTTTATTTCCGTTAAACATTATAATTAAAGCAGTAACTAGACTTTGGtttgatgatttttttaaaaaaactcaTGAACCCCTGTATAAgcaattgaaatcattttctaGTTTCTTTGCAGATTTAATTTACGGAGCATTTAtagtatttttctttttgttacaaGCTATTGCTGTCAAGCACATTTTTATTGAGGAAATCGCCTATGTAATGTATTGTGTTcatctttgtttattatacgCTTTATATGCATTTGAGTACAAATGGTTTTTCATGGGAATAGGATTTAATGCACGCCTCCAATTTATTCACCGGAATTGGCTTTATTTCTGTGGTTTTGGCTTGCCGCTTTTTGTAGCAACTTACTTCAGTACTTTGCTATTTTCGATTTTGCTTCCATTTTTCGTTGTTAGTGCGATACAAGCTTCAGCTCCAAGAGATAAATGTGCAATAGATTTTAAGATATTTAGACCGACATCAGCTCTCAGCAACTTTATATTCTGTAAGGTATTTAGATTTATCAACCAACATGTTATTCGTTAA
- the LOC143469521 gene encoding receptor-interacting serine/threonine-protein kinase 1-like: protein MVLARNAVSVNINMSEPDSNSASPVKKFNYADFTDKKILGEGSFNQVYVVRHPEIGRCVVKIVSRLFYAKERMKLKLEKEAAEMFNLKHEHILPGYGIVIESAHLCLVYEHAEYGSLTDALRRISLSWPLKIRIAYQTALAMCYLHSFTPPIIHRSLKGSNILLTKEFNVKISDCCAPKTNNWNIQATHQKEITDRRRREAGEIAVKKGSMYAHIPPEVIRNINTKPSPSYDMYSFGVVLWQMMANKEAFADNTTGQVFKMLLDNNVLPIDELISGYPLVLYDVMDQAFNEPSLRPSFSEAAATLNPFYQLHAAMALKDAIECQQAYERYRVIKRDRLSSRNLDSQTDYASTSTGNSSERTFSDTSTTSKSPHVHESGQIVDTSAHVASIPPVRKNAPAALHPASMKTTTIGAQPMEDSDEETDKIPCSPPICPPEFTSSSTTPSDSSSIINNPLTPAPPPSISEPRSSSKSEEDKKEDKPSEKSCSYHSELPDQDPKAQPIPEQEDPIVRRQTANFNISAGQVNVQVGPNMRMNSDDLSGSAAPVEIPPIEISMIGARNSQRILTTDDIYIVADNVGTNWKRLARNMNLSDGQIDEINHDYDRDGLGEKVYRVVRKWEQKSGGAVTVGQLAQILISTRLRDIASKLPA, encoded by the exons ATGGTTCTAGCAAGGAATGCCGTTAGTGTTAACATAAACATGTCTGAGCCTGACAGCAATTCTGCTTCTCCAGTTAAGAAGTTTAATTACGCTGACTTCACTGACAAAAAGATATTGGGGGAAGGTTCTTTTAACCAAGTCTATGTAGTACGACATCCCGAAATAGGACGATGTGTGGTGAAAATTGTTTCAAGATTGTTTTATGCaaaagaaag AATGAAGTTAAAGCTGGAAAAAGAAGCCGCCGAAATGTTCAATCTAAAACATGAACATATCCTTCCAGGGTATGGGATTGTTATTGAATCTGCTCACTTGTGCCTCGTATACGAGCATGCTGAGTATGGCTCCTTGACAGATGCCCTGCGTCGAATTTCATTGTCTTGGCCCTTGAAAATAAGAATTGCTTACCAG ACCGCATTGGCAATGTGTTACCTGCATAGTTTTACGCCACCTATCATTCATCGTAGTTTGAAAGGCTCCAATATACTGCTAACAAAAGAGTTCAATGTAAAA ATCAGTGACTGTTGTGCCCCTAAGACCAACAACTGGAACATACAAGCAACCCACCAGAAAGAGATCACCGATCGACGACGGAGAGAAGCTGGTGAAATTGCTGTAAAAAAGGGTTCGATGTACGCTCATATTCCACCTGAAGTCATCCGCAATATCAACACCAAGCCTTCCCCCTCATACGACATGTATTC aTTTGGAGTTGTACTATGGCAAATGATGGCGAATAAAGAAGCTTTTGCGG ATAACACAACGGGACAAGTTTTCAAGATGCTTTTGGACAATAATGTGCTCCCAATCGATGAGCTTATCTCCGGTTACCCTCTTGTTCTTTATGATGTCATGGATCAAGCATTCAATGAACCTTCATTACGGCCCTCGTTTtcag AGGCAGCAGCAACGCTGAATCCATTTTATCAACTCCACGCTGCCATGGCTCTTAAAGATGCAATCGAATGCCAGCAAGCATAT GAAAGATATAGAGTAATCAAACGTGATCGTTTGTCAAGTCGTAACTTGGATTCACAGACAGATTAT GCATCAACATCAACTGGCAATAGCAGCGAACGTACATTTTCTGACACGTCCACAACAAGTAAATCGCCTCATGTGCATGAAAGCGGTCAAATAGTCGACACTTCTGCCCACGTTGCCAGCATTCCTCCGGTACGAAAAAATGCTCCTGCAGCTTTACATCCTGCTTCCATGAAGACAACCACAATCGGAGCACAGCCG ATGGAAGACAGTGATGAAGAAACGGATAAAATACCTTGTTCTCCACCTATATGTCCTCCAGAATTTACATCTTCCTCCACAACTCCTTCAGATTCATCATCCATCATAAACAATCCACTTACTCCTGCTCCACCTCCAAGTATTTCAGAGCCCAGATCTTCGAGCAAATCTGAAGAAGACAAGAAAGAGGACAAACCAAGTGAGAAGTCATGTTCTTATCACTCGGAGCTTCCAGATCAAGATCCCAAAGCTCAGCCGATTCCTGAGCAAGAGGATCCTATTGTCCGTCGACAAA CTGCAAACTTCAACATCAGTGCTGGCCAAGTCAATGTGCAGGTTGGACCCAATATGAGGATGAACTCTGATGACCTTTCAGGATCAGCTGCTCCTGTAGAGATTCCTCCAATTGAAATCAGCATGATCGGAGCCAGAA ATTCCCAAAGAATATTAACCACCGatgatatatatattgttGCTGACAACGTTGGTACAAATTGGAAGAGATTGGCGAGAAACATGAACTTGTCTGACGGTCAGATCGACGAAATAAACCACGACTATGACAGAGATGGGTTGGGTGAAAAG GTATATCGCGTCGTCCGCAAGTGGGAGCAAAAGAGCGGCGGTGCGGTCACGGTGGGACAGCTCGCACAAATCCTAATTTCGACCCGTTTGCGAGACATTGCTAGCAAGTTACCGGCATAA
- the LOC143469522 gene encoding uncharacterized protein LOC143469522: MDRKLLVMYFVAIFFENQGYCQTEEHVLLTGGGCGRTSQVAGGRVYSHQPIDIIPPISNDFVCYFTIRALRFRQKIRFKFLYFSLTPTDCSLTNLTIYNGATDSAPVLANICPDDDVVSTEYLSADFWMTLKLQVSSISDRRTANFSGFYLGYTDDRDPCVDPSLEMRCNNDRCIYQELECDGLDSCGDNTDESTGSPSFCNGTTTTTTTATTVAPTASASTVATTMTAATTTEPKLFSNLTPLYIILTLAFVLFCIYLVYSMLSVQGFKTLMTSCLHQCFLVSIRRRRQWKTIDENSSGRLRRKITPEKNNNLTLENLSSVDLPRNETDNSIAKVNLEVNGTNETSP, translated from the exons ATGGATAGAAAACTTTTGGTAATGTATTTCGTGGCTATTTTCTTCGAAAACCAGGGATATTGTCAAACTGAGGAAC ATGTCCTCCTGACAGGCGGAGGTTGCGGAAGGACATCACAGGTAGCCGGAGGAAGAGTCTATTCTCATCAACCTATTGACATCATTCCTCCGATCTCAAACGATTTTGTCTGCTACTTTACAATACGTGCCCTCAGATTTCGCCAGAAGATACGGTTTAAATTCTT ATATTTTAGTCTAACACCCACAGACTGCAGCCTCACCAATCTAACAATTTACAACGGCGCCACAGATTCAGCCCCGGTTCTCGCCAACATCTGTCCAG ACGACGACGTTGTTAGCACCGAATACCTCAGCGCAGATTTTTGGATGACTCTGAAGCTTCAAGTGAGCAGTATATCGGACCGCAGAACTGCCAATTTTTCTGGATTTTATCTGGGTTACACAGATGATCGgg ACCCCTGCGTTGACCCCAGCCTTGAAATGAGGTGTAACAACGACCGATGCATTTATCAAGAACTCGAGTGCGATGGGTTGGATTCGTGCGGAGACAACACAGATGAGTCGACCGGTTCACCGAGCTTTTGCAACGGTACCACCACTACTACTACCACCGCCACAACAGTGGCACCTACAGCATCAG CAAGTACAGTCGCCACTACAATGACTGCAGCGACCACAACGGAACCAAAGCTGTTCAGTAATCTCACGCCCCTGTATATTATCCTAACACTGGCGTTTGTGCTCTTCTGCATCTATCTTGTCTACAGTATGTTGTCAGTGCAAGGTTTTAAAACGTTGATGACCTCCTGTCTGCACCAATGCTTCCTTGTCAGTATTCGTCGAAGGAGGCAGTGGAAGACGATTGATGAGAAT TCCAGTGGCAGACTGCGACGTAAGATAACCCCCGAAAAGAACAACAATTTGACCTTGGAAAATTTGAGTTCGGTCGACCTGCCGAGAAACGAGACCGACAATTCTATCGCGAAGGTCAACTTGGAGGTCAACGGAACCAACGAAACCTCACCGTGA